Proteins found in one Brachyspira murdochii DSM 12563 genomic segment:
- the alr gene encoding alanine racemase, with product MTNYTIAEVDLSILKNNIEIIHSIANGVKLLNIVKANAYGHGLVEISQASEQFGADALGVATVEEGIKIRESGVKLPIIVLFQHFKQEAELVCRYDLIPIISNDECLEYYDRYLKKYGGSLKLYIKVDTGLNRMGARAEDVLDLAKKVLSYSTLSIEGINTHYAAADMQDDYSREFTQRQIDIFNNVITTLKSNGIVINNVHTANSAALLSYKNTYFDMVRAGIILYGYTYDEAYDLGIKPILNLKSKVVLIRKIKKGESISYGMTWRADRDTNIAVVPIGYADGVSRKLSNNWEVKINGKYYPLRGRVCMDSIIIEIGNDDIKTEDDVLIFGNDKRLNANTLAKRIDSISHEVLVNIGDRVTRVYKNA from the coding sequence ATGACTAATTATACTATAGCGGAAGTAGATTTATCAATACTAAAAAATAATATTGAAATTATACATTCTATAGCAAATGGTGTTAAATTACTAAATATAGTAAAGGCTAATGCTTATGGGCATGGTTTAGTTGAAATTTCTCAGGCTTCAGAGCAGTTTGGGGCAGATGCTTTGGGTGTTGCTACAGTGGAAGAAGGTATAAAAATAAGAGAGAGCGGAGTTAAACTGCCTATAATAGTATTATTTCAGCATTTTAAACAGGAAGCAGAATTGGTATGCAGGTATGATTTGATTCCTATTATAAGTAATGATGAATGTTTAGAGTATTATGACAGATATCTAAAAAAATACGGCGGTTCTTTGAAACTATACATCAAAGTAGATACTGGACTAAATAGAATGGGGGCTAGGGCTGAGGACGTTTTGGATTTGGCTAAAAAAGTTTTATCTTACAGTACTTTAAGTATAGAAGGTATAAATACGCATTATGCTGCTGCTGATATGCAAGATGACTATTCTAGAGAGTTTACTCAAAGACAGATAGACATTTTTAATAATGTAATAACTACTCTGAAAAGTAATGGAATAGTGATAAATAATGTCCATACAGCTAATTCTGCTGCTTTACTTTCATATAAAAATACATATTTTGATATGGTAAGAGCAGGTATAATATTATACGGCTATACATATGATGAGGCATATGATTTAGGTATCAAGCCAATACTTAATTTGAAATCAAAAGTTGTTTTAATTAGAAAAATAAAAAAGGGGGAGAGTATTTCATATGGTATGACTTGGAGGGCAGATAGGGATACTAATATAGCTGTTGTTCCTATAGGTTATGCTGATGGGGTTTCAAGAAAATTATCTAATAATTGGGAGGTAAAAATTAACGGCAAATATTATCCTTTACGCGGAAGAGTGTGTATGGATTCTATCATTATAGAGATAGGAAATGATGATATAAAAACAGAAGATGATGTTTTAATATTTGGTAATGATAAAAGACTTAATGCCAATACTTTGGCTAAACGTATAGACAGCATCAGCCATGAGGTTTTAGTTAATATAGGAGATAGAGTTACCAGAGTTTATAAAAATGCCTGA
- a CDS encoding methyl-accepting chemotaxis protein, translating to MVLEKLKQHVISRLKVFTIPIYLLIDIVVWNVILFFIYKEIPQIYGIKIIFAIISFIFFFKYLKRWKSNVEIKLALRLLLVFFIVSLTGSVIEVAIYSIVNKLFLYTTVMAVFAATINASLLVCAFMLIFKMFSHNFELEENVITFYIPLIAKLGFIVYMFFSILIFTFLLNYINLEETSYLDKVSSDTLNEVLYLNGRINSFNNNIKNDMNEYKEFILNMYNGRDVISKEIIQTEFLDRLTYFNNTLKNVYDSISLNIEAPYLNTDLPYSLTISKEAGTDKYTTRSSDALYMHNFLENEIENNDIVMNVNVYDRNNIFISSYVTLRLFGNNIGYFIAENNISGISRLIKNNDTLSKWSHLLYRLENKDIILGSDSRYIAESASSILSSSSELSTNVENFENSLGSKVFQIFPIVSVEGSRSVVIASYISELNVVALFYKDISTIVKESNIDRDIFWYTSIHICLFILLFAIYLIILKLLLISINKANLSTRDLIGKNGDLRKRIPSKNNDEVGLLVYNFNLFLSSLDNLIGELKLESYKVFDEIKVIEKVIDENTNRINDQSSSITESVASVNNIITSIQNVTSSTDQQRHAFSSASIAVEELLQTIYKINDNMERQSSAVEQTSASIEEMISNITSVAKSVNKADSFSKKLLVDAHDGGDTVDEVIEAVRGIEESSDQIKEIVNVIQGIAEQTNLLAMNAAIEAAHAGEQGRGFSVVADEIRSLAEHTADNTKSITNIIKAITKRIEETVELASNSGKSLDNILDMSENTARVVSEINTANSELEVGGRDILETIRHLNNITTGVKESVKEQMNSGDVVDSQITLLDQITREVSDIIEANSAGAKEVVHAMSFLNELSVKTVEGNKEFYNATSKLNEIFSKFNELMSKFITNADNVEENDKKDNDSTDMSVDKKMDMELKSLEEEFKKDNEDFKSDEDVLQMLKDDYKNPEMFTM from the coding sequence ATGGTCTTAGAGAAACTTAAACAACATGTTATAAGCAGACTTAAAGTTTTTACTATTCCAATCTATTTATTAATAGACATTGTAGTTTGGAATGTTATTTTATTTTTTATATATAAAGAAATTCCGCAGATTTATGGAATAAAAATAATATTTGCTATAATTTCCTTTATTTTCTTTTTCAAATATCTAAAAAGATGGAAATCTAATGTAGAAATAAAATTGGCACTTAGACTGCTTCTTGTATTTTTTATAGTTTCATTGACTGGAAGTGTTATAGAAGTTGCTATTTACTCTATTGTAAATAAACTTTTCCTATATACTACTGTAATGGCTGTATTTGCTGCTACAATTAATGCTTCTCTTTTGGTATGTGCATTTATGCTCATATTTAAGATGTTTTCTCATAATTTTGAATTAGAAGAAAATGTTATTACTTTTTATATACCTCTTATAGCTAAATTGGGCTTTATAGTGTATATGTTCTTTTCTATTTTAATATTTACTTTCCTTCTTAATTATATAAATTTAGAAGAAACATCATATCTTGATAAGGTAAGCAGCGATACTTTAAATGAAGTTTTATATTTAAATGGACGTATTAATTCTTTTAATAATAATATAAAAAATGATATGAACGAATATAAAGAGTTTATATTAAATATGTATAACGGCAGAGATGTTATAAGTAAAGAAATAATACAAACAGAATTTCTTGACAGGCTGACATATTTTAATAATACACTTAAGAATGTATATGACAGCATATCATTAAATATTGAAGCTCCTTACCTTAATACAGATTTACCTTATTCTTTAACTATTTCTAAAGAAGCAGGTACAGATAAATATACAACAAGAAGTTCTGATGCATTATATATGCATAATTTCCTTGAAAATGAAATTGAAAATAATGATATAGTTATGAATGTTAATGTATATGACAGAAATAATATATTTATTTCATCTTATGTTACATTGAGATTATTTGGAAATAATATTGGATATTTTATAGCAGAAAATAATATATCAGGTATTTCCAGACTTATAAAAAATAATGATACACTATCTAAGTGGTCGCATTTATTATATAGATTAGAAAATAAGGATATAATACTAGGTTCTGACAGCAGATATATAGCAGAAAGTGCATCTTCTATACTGTCATCATCATCAGAATTAAGTACAAATGTAGAAAATTTTGAAAATTCTCTTGGAAGTAAAGTTTTTCAAATATTTCCTATAGTTTCTGTAGAAGGCAGCAGGTCTGTAGTTATAGCTTCTTATATATCCGAACTTAATGTAGTTGCTTTATTTTATAAAGATATTAGTACTATAGTTAAAGAATCTAATATAGACAGAGATATATTTTGGTATACTTCTATTCATATATGTTTATTTATATTGCTGTTTGCTATATATTTGATTATATTAAAACTTCTTTTAATCTCTATAAATAAAGCAAATTTATCTACGAGAGATCTTATAGGTAAAAACGGCGATTTAAGGAAAAGGATACCTTCTAAAAATAATGATGAGGTTGGACTTTTGGTTTATAATTTTAATTTGTTTTTATCAAGTTTGGACAATCTTATAGGAGAATTAAAATTAGAAAGCTATAAAGTTTTTGATGAGATAAAAGTAATAGAGAAAGTTATTGATGAGAATACGAATAGAATCAATGATCAAAGTTCAAGCATTACAGAGAGTGTAGCAAGTGTTAATAATATTATTACTTCTATACAAAATGTAACGAGTTCAACAGACCAACAGAGGCATGCATTTTCTTCAGCTTCTATTGCTGTAGAAGAACTGCTTCAGACAATTTATAAGATTAATGATAATATGGAGCGTCAGTCATCAGCGGTAGAACAGACTTCTGCTTCTATTGAAGAGATGATATCAAATATTACATCAGTGGCAAAGAGTGTTAATAAAGCAGATAGCTTTTCAAAGAAATTACTTGTTGATGCTCATGACGGCGGCGATACAGTAGATGAGGTTATTGAAGCGGTTAGAGGTATTGAGGAAAGCTCTGATCAAATTAAAGAGATTGTTAACGTTATTCAGGGTATTGCTGAACAGACTAACCTTCTTGCGATGAATGCCGCTATTGAGGCAGCACATGCCGGAGAGCAGGGAAGAGGTTTCTCTGTTGTTGCTGATGAAATTAGGTCTTTAGCTGAACACACAGCTGATAATACTAAATCTATTACAAATATCATTAAAGCTATTACAAAAAGAATAGAAGAGACAGTGGAACTTGCAAGCAACAGCGGTAAGTCTTTGGATAATATACTTGATATGTCAGAAAATACTGCTAGGGTTGTTTCTGAAATAAATACTGCAAACAGCGAGCTTGAAGTCGGCGGAAGAGATATACTTGAAACTATAAGACACTTAAATAATATTACTACAGGTGTTAAAGAAAGCGTAAAAGAACAAATGAACAGCGGTGATGTGGTAGACAGTCAGATTACTTTGCTTGACCAGATTACCAGAGAAGTTTCCGATATTATTGAAGCAAACAGTGCAGGAGCAAAAGAAGTTGTACATGCTATGAGCTTTTTGAATGAACTTTCTGTAAAAACTGTTGAAGGTAATAAAGAGTTCTATAATGCTACAAGTAAGCTGAATGAAATATTCAGTAAATTTAATGAACTTATGAGCAAATTTATTACTAATGCTGATAATGTAGAAGAAAATGATAAAAAAGATAATGATAGTACTGACATGTCAGTAGATAAGAAAATGGATATGGAACTTAAAAGCCTTGAAGAGGAATTCAAAAAGGATAATGAAGACTTCAAAAGCGATGAAGATGTTTTGCAGATGTTAAAGGACGATTATAAAAATCCTGAAATGTTTACAATGTAA
- the flgF gene encoding flagellar basal-body rod protein FlgF, translating into MVRGVYTGASGMMAEQARLDVVANNLANVDKPGFKRDTVSFKSFPEMMAARTEDDGVVIFPLGSTDVRPYVGRMGTGVEVNEVFTEWEQGSLRETGNQLDIALGDKGFFAVETPHGERYTRNGSFLIDKDHYLVTKHGYKVMGENGYIQIKTNNFNIDEEGRVSINRRYQDGNTFVQFNDNEWEDEEILDTLKIVRFDNERYLKKEGESFWVDTDISGPAYIAQKGVDRPKVLSRFLEMSNVNPVNEMVRMIEVQRAYELNSKTISTHDTLVGRVINEVGRV; encoded by the coding sequence ATGGTAAGAGGTGTTTATACAGGTGCAAGCGGCATGATGGCCGAACAGGCAAGACTTGATGTAGTAGCTAATAATTTGGCTAATGTTGATAAACCGGGATTTAAAAGAGATACAGTAAGCTTCAAATCTTTTCCAGAGATGATGGCAGCAAGAACAGAAGATGACGGTGTAGTAATATTTCCGCTTGGTTCAACAGATGTAAGACCTTATGTAGGAAGAATGGGTACAGGTGTAGAAGTTAATGAGGTTTTTACAGAATGGGAGCAGGGTTCTTTAAGAGAGACTGGCAATCAGCTTGATATAGCTTTGGGGGATAAAGGATTTTTTGCTGTAGAAACTCCTCATGGGGAGCGTTATACAAGAAACGGCAGTTTTTTAATAGATAAAGATCATTATCTTGTAACTAAACATGGCTATAAAGTTATGGGTGAAAATGGATATATACAGATAAAAACTAATAACTTCAATATAGATGAAGAAGGCAGAGTAAGTATCAATAGAAGATATCAGGACGGCAATACATTTGTACAGTTTAATGATAATGAATGGGAAGATGAAGAGATACTTGATACTTTAAAAATAGTTCGTTTTGATAATGAAAGATATTTAAAAAAAGAAGGAGAATCTTTCTGGGTAGATACAGATATAAGCGGTCCTGCATACATAGCACAGAAAGGTGTAGACAGACCTAAAGTATTATCAAGATTTTTAGAGATGAGCAATGTTAATCCAGTAAATGAAATGGTAAGAATGATAGAAGTACAGCGTGCTTATGAATTAAACTCTAAAACTATATCTACTCATGATACTTTAGTGGGCAGAGTTATTAATGAGGTTGGAAGAGTATAA